A part of Deinococcus sp. KNUC1210 genomic DNA contains:
- a CDS encoding Gfo/Idh/MocA family protein codes for MSPAGNETLNVGIIGAGGISQRHYEGYRHGGANVVAFAEVSEGTRLRREDEWQARGYASFEDMLEREHIQAVSICTPNAFHAPAALEALRRGIHVLCEKPLSLDLEACDAMIEAARSSGAVLQTGHHLRSSPLVETAKRLIDEGRIGRVTFMRLRQAHDWGGAPEVRGVFGSLAASGGGTLLDNGCHMMDLARHFGGDVRSIYARMNTLKFEIEVEDTSVASLEFESGALGSVENSWTATGWEESFAVYGTQGSLECSNRLGTPRLRLLTREFGFGGWDKGDETWYDFADGANGHVRSVQHFLASITQGTPIVCTGEDGRESVRLVLGGYESARSGLPVGV; via the coding sequence GTGAGCCCTGCCGGAAACGAGACGCTGAACGTCGGCATCATCGGGGCGGGCGGCATTTCGCAGCGCCACTACGAGGGCTACCGCCACGGCGGAGCCAACGTGGTCGCCTTCGCGGAGGTCAGCGAGGGGACGCGGCTGCGGCGCGAGGACGAGTGGCAGGCACGCGGATACGCCAGCTTCGAGGACATGCTGGAGCGCGAACACATTCAGGCCGTGAGCATCTGCACGCCCAATGCGTTTCACGCGCCTGCCGCTCTGGAGGCGCTGCGCCGGGGCATTCACGTCCTCTGCGAAAAGCCGCTGTCTCTGGATCTGGAAGCCTGCGACGCCATGATCGAGGCCGCCAGATCGAGCGGCGCGGTGCTTCAGACCGGACACCACCTGAGAAGCAGCCCGCTGGTCGAAACGGCCAAACGCCTGATCGACGAGGGCCGCATCGGGCGCGTGACCTTCATGCGGCTGCGGCAGGCGCACGACTGGGGCGGTGCGCCGGAAGTGCGCGGCGTCTTCGGCAGCCTCGCGGCCAGTGGCGGCGGCACTCTGCTCGACAACGGCTGTCACATGATGGATCTGGCTCGGCACTTCGGCGGCGACGTTCGCAGCATCTACGCCCGCATGAACACCCTCAAGTTCGAGATCGAGGTGGAGGACACCAGCGTTGCCAGCCTGGAATTCGAGAGCGGCGCACTGGGCAGTGTCGAGAACAGCTGGACGGCGACAGGCTGGGAGGAGAGCTTCGCGGTCTACGGCACGCAGGGTTCGCTGGAATGCAGCAACCGCCTGGGCACCCCCAGACTGCGGCTGCTGACCCGTGAATTCGGATTTGGCGGCTGGGACAAGGGCGACGAGACGTGGTACGACTTCGCGGACGGTGCCAACGGCCACGTGCGGAGTGTGCAGCACTTCCTGGCGTCCATCACGCAGGGAACGCCCATCGTCTGTACCGGCGAGGACGGACGTGAAAGCGTGCGGCTGGTGCTGGGCGGCTATGAGAGCGCCCGCAGCGGCCTGCCCGTGGGCGTCTAA
- a CDS encoding alpha/beta fold hydrolase: MQINGLELNVQQSGSGQPLVLLHGLSSDITAMQPQIDAFSEQFHVIALDSRGHGRSDRPAEYTLQDHISDVIGVMDALDLPTVFLMGSSMGSYVAQGVATRQPQRVSKLVLVTPKASGQTSSSARLLAQHAAELEGRSPEEVQAFLADKLFAPTTSTEIKAMMAESMQQHAQAGLTLTPAQYLAANRALEGFDFRDVLPQVTAKTLILSGRFDPLNSVQDGEEIARLIPDARLEVLEYSGHLPNIEEPERLHQLVLDFLRE, translated from the coding sequence ATGCAGATCAATGGTCTTGAACTCAATGTCCAGCAGAGTGGAAGTGGTCAGCCGCTGGTGCTGCTGCACGGTCTGAGCAGCGACATCACGGCGATGCAGCCCCAGATCGACGCCTTCAGCGAGCAGTTTCACGTGATCGCCCTCGACAGCCGGGGTCACGGGCGCTCGGACAGGCCCGCCGAGTACACGCTGCAAGACCACATCTCCGACGTGATCGGTGTGATGGACGCCCTCGATCTGCCCACGGTCTTTCTGATGGGCAGTTCGATGGGCAGCTACGTCGCGCAGGGTGTGGCGACCCGGCAGCCGCAGCGGGTATCGAAGCTGGTACTCGTCACGCCCAAGGCCAGCGGTCAGACTTCCTCTTCGGCTCGGCTGCTGGCCCAGCACGCTGCCGAACTCGAAGGCCGCTCGCCCGAAGAAGTGCAGGCGTTTCTGGCAGACAAGCTCTTTGCCCCGACCACCTCTACGGAAATCAAGGCGATGATGGCGGAGTCCATGCAGCAACACGCCCAGGCAGGTCTGACCCTGACGCCTGCTCAGTACCTCGCTGCCAACCGGGCGCTGGAAGGGTTTGACTTCCGGGACGTGCTGCCGCAGGTGACTGCAAAAACTCTGATTCTGAGCGGGCGCTTCGATCCGCTCAACTCTGTTCAGGACGGCGAAGAGATCGCCCGCCTGATTCCGGACGCCCGGCTGGAAGTGCTGGAATACTCCGGGCATCTGCCGAATATCGAGGAGCCGGAGCGCCTGCATCAGCTCGTGCTGGATTTTCTGCGGGAGTAG
- a CDS encoding cupin domain-containing protein, with translation MSGPDAIDLLALAAAVPQGPFNQVFMADGGHRARLTLTTSVGPWHRHPNTPETFLVLQGELVLEFRNERPVRLSPGMALSVPAGVSHRSAPGTPQGRAVSVSLEAQDQQVILEE, from the coding sequence GTGAGCGGCCCCGACGCTATCGATCTGCTCGCACTGGCAGCAGCGGTGCCGCAGGGGCCGTTCAATCAGGTGTTCATGGCAGATGGAGGCCACCGCGCCAGACTCACGCTCACGACGTCTGTCGGCCCCTGGCACCGTCACCCCAATACGCCGGAAACCTTTCTGGTGCTTCAGGGCGAACTGGTGCTGGAGTTCAGAAACGAACGCCCGGTCAGACTGAGCCCCGGGATGGCGCTGAGCGTGCCTGCCGGGGTCAGTCATCGTTCTGCGCCGGGAACTCCCCAGGGGCGGGCCGTGAGCGTGAGTCTGGAAGCGCAGGATCAGCAGGTGATACTGGAGGAATGA
- a CDS encoding ThuA domain-containing protein, translated as MTQPRLTVWNEYRHEHENPKVAALYPQGIHGAIADGLAAHGFTDVKTATLDEPEHGLTQDVLDSTDVLVWWGHKAHAAVSDEIVERVLARVLDGMGLIVLHSGHFSKVFKRLMGTGCDLKWREATDKERLWVVNPAHPIAQGVGEYIELPAEEMYGEHFDIPAPDELIFVSWFTGGEVFRSGCTFTRGSGKIFYFRPGHETYPTYFHDGIRKVIANAAMWAMPTASAPRSFGNRAPLEVLPEAEQAGEAGEQP; from the coding sequence ATGACACAGCCCCGTCTGACCGTCTGGAACGAATACCGCCACGAGCACGAAAACCCGAAGGTGGCCGCTCTCTATCCGCAGGGCATCCACGGCGCCATCGCCGACGGACTGGCCGCACACGGCTTCACAGACGTGAAGACCGCCACGCTGGACGAGCCGGAACACGGACTGACGCAGGACGTGCTGGACAGCACCGACGTGCTGGTGTGGTGGGGCCACAAGGCGCACGCTGCCGTATCGGATGAGATCGTCGAGCGGGTGCTGGCGCGGGTGCTGGACGGCATGGGCCTGATCGTGCTGCACTCCGGGCACTTCAGCAAGGTGTTCAAGCGTCTGATGGGCACCGGCTGCGACCTGAAATGGCGCGAGGCCACCGACAAGGAGCGGCTGTGGGTGGTCAATCCGGCGCACCCCATCGCGCAGGGTGTGGGCGAATACATCGAGCTGCCTGCCGAGGAGATGTACGGCGAGCATTTCGACATTCCCGCGCCCGACGAACTGATCTTCGTGAGCTGGTTTACCGGCGGCGAGGTCTTCCGCAGCGGCTGCACCTTTACACGCGGCAGCGGCAAAATCTTCTACTTCCGCCCCGGTCATGAGACGTACCCGACGTACTTCCACGACGGAATCCGGAAGGTGATCGCCAACGCTGCCATGTGGGCCATGCCGACTGCCAGTGCGCCGCGTTCGTTCGGCAACCGCGCTCCGCTCGAAGTGTTGCCGGAAGCAGAGCAGGCCGGAGAGGCCGGAGAGCAGCCGTGA
- a CDS encoding NAD(P)-dependent oxidoreductase, whose translation MNNAPAERVAFIGTGLMGRPMAKRLLAAGVQVTVFNRSPEPLRELGALGAAVATSTAEAVQGASVVVTMLPNGPVVTDVLEAILGALAPGTLLIDMSSIHPAAAQRHAALLASRGCQCLDAPVSGGTVGAEAGTLAIMVGGEAADLARAEPLLRLLGNPVHVGPSGSGQLCKLVNQAIVAVTIGAVAEGLSLARAGGADPVKVREAIMGGFCQSRILELHGARMNERRFEPGGTVTNQVKDLVAVLDVANSNDLQLPLTAQVHELFADMLKHGDGNLDHSALITQIERISGVQNG comes from the coding sequence GTGAACAACGCTCCTGCCGAGCGGGTCGCCTTTATCGGCACAGGGCTCATGGGCCGACCGATGGCAAAACGTCTGCTGGCCGCAGGAGTGCAGGTCACGGTCTTCAACCGTTCGCCGGAACCGCTGAGAGAACTTGGCGCACTGGGCGCGGCGGTGGCGACGAGTACTGCCGAGGCGGTGCAGGGGGCGAGTGTGGTCGTGACCATGCTGCCAAACGGCCCGGTGGTCACGGACGTGCTGGAAGCAATCCTCGGCGCACTCGCTCCCGGCACCCTGCTGATCGACATGAGCAGCATTCACCCGGCGGCAGCTCAGCGCCACGCCGCGCTGCTGGCGAGCCGGGGCTGCCAGTGCCTCGACGCCCCGGTGAGCGGCGGAACGGTGGGCGCGGAGGCGGGAACGCTGGCGATCATGGTGGGCGGTGAGGCGGCAGACCTTGCCAGAGCAGAGCCGCTGCTGCGCCTGCTGGGCAACCCTGTACATGTCGGGCCGTCTGGATCGGGGCAGCTGTGCAAACTGGTCAATCAGGCGATTGTCGCCGTGACCATCGGTGCCGTCGCGGAGGGGCTGAGTCTGGCACGGGCAGGCGGCGCAGACCCGGTCAAGGTGCGCGAGGCGATCATGGGCGGATTCTGTCAGAGCCGGATTCTGGAACTGCACGGCGCACGCATGAACGAGCGGCGGTTCGAGCCGGGCGGAACCGTCACCAATCAGGTCAAAGACCTCGTGGCGGTGCTGGATGTGGCGAACAGCAACGACCTTCAGTTGCCGCTGACCGCTCAGGTGCACGAACTGTTCGCAGACATGCTGAAACACGGTGACGGCAACCTCGACCACAGCGCCCTCATCACCCAGATCGAACGGATCTCGGGCGTTCAGAACGGCTGA
- a CDS encoding ABC transporter permease, with amino-acid sequence MQSLKSNALEPDLSDVQEAGIGGMIKRLSRMIPSYGVVLLTLALIVLFSVLLPQTFPTWTNARLILSNQAVTALLALAVMIPMVAGKIDISVGYGVVLFEILGISLQSQNHLPWPLVIVIVVVLGAVLGVINAMLVELAQIDAFIATLGTGTVVYAVALWYTGGQQVIGTLPPSFFQLGGGSLLGIPLPAIYVLVLSVVMWLALDHTPLGRYLYAVGANPEAARLNGVSTRKYIILAFVASGVITALAGTVLASKLRIGQIGVGLDYLLPALVAAFLGSTTIKPGRVNVWGTIVGIVILAVGISGLQQLGGAFWVEPMFNGLTLLVAIGLAGVAGRKRSAVKRLPPPAVTVPAVNAPVVLSELPSQSGATGQGDTP; translated from the coding sequence ATGCAGTCACTCAAGAGTAATGCCCTCGAACCCGATCTTTCGGATGTCCAGGAGGCCGGAATAGGCGGCATGATCAAGCGCCTGTCACGGATGATTCCAAGCTACGGCGTGGTGCTGTTGACCCTCGCCCTGATCGTGCTGTTCAGTGTGCTGTTGCCCCAGACGTTTCCGACCTGGACCAACGCCCGCCTGATCCTGAGCAACCAGGCGGTGACGGCGCTCCTGGCACTCGCCGTGATGATTCCGATGGTGGCGGGCAAAATCGACATCTCGGTGGGCTACGGCGTGGTGCTGTTCGAGATTCTGGGCATCAGCCTCCAGAGTCAGAACCATCTGCCCTGGCCGCTGGTGATCGTCATCGTGGTGGTGCTGGGCGCGGTGCTGGGCGTCATCAACGCCATGCTGGTCGAACTCGCACAGATCGACGCCTTCATCGCCACGCTGGGAACCGGCACGGTGGTGTACGCCGTCGCGCTGTGGTACACGGGCGGGCAGCAGGTGATCGGCACGCTGCCTCCCAGCTTCTTCCAGCTCGGCGGCGGGAGTCTGCTGGGCATTCCGCTGCCTGCCATCTACGTGCTGGTGCTGAGCGTGGTGATGTGGCTGGCCCTCGATCACACCCCGCTGGGCCGCTACCTGTACGCCGTCGGAGCCAACCCCGAGGCGGCGCGTCTCAACGGCGTCAGCACCCGCAAATACATCATTCTGGCCTTTGTCGCCAGCGGAGTCATCACCGCGCTGGCAGGAACGGTGCTGGCCTCCAAGCTGCGAATCGGGCAGATCGGGGTGGGGCTGGATTATCTGTTGCCCGCGCTGGTCGCCGCCTTTCTCGGTTCGACCACCATCAAGCCGGGGCGCGTGAACGTCTGGGGCACCATCGTCGGCATCGTGATTCTGGCCGTGGGTATTTCGGGGCTGCAACAGCTCGGCGGGGCCTTCTGGGTCGAGCCGATGTTCAACGGCCTGACGCTGCTGGTCGCCATCGGACTGGCCGGCGTTGCAGGCCGGAAACGCAGCGCGGTCAAACGTCTGCCACCTCCTGCTGTCACTGTGCCAGCGGTCAATGCTCCTGTCGTCCTATCTGAACTCCCCTCTCAATCCGGCGCAACCGGACAAGGAGATACACCATGA
- a CDS encoding substrate-binding domain-containing protein, translated as MKKTAVLTVLIAVSTASTLSVLAQGSDPVLTKARAFIATAAARANKWSGPTTGPKAAVGKTIVYVSSDQRNGGAQGVGAGVEEAGKTIGWTVRVLDGRGTVSGHADALGQAIALKPAAIVLGGFDAAEQADLLEQADKAGIVVVGWHAGAAAGPIASPKVFTNITTSATATAEAAAYYAIAKSNGKAGVVIFTDSAYAIALAKSDAMANIIKQCRGCTVLETRVQSLGSATKDMPTVTASLLQKYGQKWTYSLGINDLYFDGMLPALTAAGVKPVGQLANISAGDGSQSAYQRVRTGQYQDATIPEPITLQGWQLVDELNRAFAGQKPSGFSIPVHIVTKANVAFDGGAKDSFDPQNGYRDQYRKIWGK; from the coding sequence ATGAAGAAGACCGCTGTGCTAACTGTCCTGATCGCTGTTTCCACCGCCTCGACCCTGAGCGTGCTGGCTCAGGGAAGCGATCCCGTTCTGACCAAGGCGCGGGCGTTTATCGCGACCGCCGCCGCACGGGCCAACAAATGGAGCGGCCCGACCACTGGCCCGAAAGCTGCCGTGGGCAAGACCATCGTGTACGTGTCGAGCGACCAGCGAAACGGTGGCGCACAGGGCGTGGGCGCGGGCGTCGAGGAGGCCGGAAAGACCATCGGCTGGACGGTACGTGTCCTCGACGGGCGCGGAACGGTGTCGGGCCACGCCGACGCACTGGGGCAGGCCATCGCGCTGAAGCCCGCCGCCATCGTGCTGGGCGGTTTTGACGCGGCCGAGCAGGCCGACCTGCTGGAACAGGCAGACAAGGCGGGCATCGTGGTGGTGGGCTGGCACGCCGGAGCCGCCGCCGGCCCCATCGCCAGCCCCAAGGTGTTTACCAACATCACCACCTCGGCCACCGCCACCGCCGAGGCTGCCGCCTACTACGCGATTGCGAAGAGCAACGGCAAGGCGGGCGTGGTCATCTTTACCGACAGCGCCTACGCGATTGCCCTTGCCAAGAGCGACGCGATGGCGAACATCATCAAGCAGTGCCGTGGCTGCACCGTGCTGGAAACCCGCGTGCAGAGTCTGGGCAGCGCCACCAAAGACATGCCCACCGTGACCGCCAGCCTGTTGCAGAAGTACGGCCAGAAGTGGACGTATTCGCTGGGAATCAACGACCTGTACTTCGACGGCATGCTGCCTGCCCTGACCGCTGCTGGCGTCAAACCCGTCGGGCAGCTCGCCAACATCTCGGCGGGCGACGGCAGCCAGAGTGCGTACCAGCGCGTGCGGACCGGGCAGTACCAGGACGCCACCATTCCCGAGCCGATCACCCTTCAGGGCTGGCAGCTCGTGGATGAACTCAACCGGGCCTTCGCGGGCCAGAAGCCCAGCGGCTTCAGCATTCCGGTCCATATCGTGACCAAAGCAAACGTCGCGTTTGACGGCGGAGCCAAGGATAGCTTCGATCCGCAGAACGGCTACCGCGATCAGTACCGCAAGATCTGGGGCAAGTAA
- a CDS encoding SMP-30/gluconolactonase/LRE family protein, whose amino-acid sequence MTLEDMDSNKSGGTGNGPETRIEVADERLRPLLKEGAVLECLWTGATWGEGPVYLPNGRLVWSDIPGNRLLVWQEGQGVQEYLKPSHFQNGHVLDQQGRIVGCSHGERGIVRQEHDGSWQLLVGEYGGNRLNSPNDVVVTRDGAVWFTDPPYGLIQPHEGYGGTQEQPGQEVYRYDPATQELRVVVSGMVCPNGLAFSPDESVLYVGDTAGTHSSRGYWPEAHHHILAYDMQDGQAVNARLFAEVSPGFPDGFRADVQGNIWTSSASGVQIYAADGSRLGEITVPEVIGNLTFGGPDGCTLYIAASTSLYRIEVGVRGATA is encoded by the coding sequence ATGACCTTGGAAGACATGGACAGCAACAAGAGCGGGGGCACAGGAAACGGCCCGGAAACCCGCATCGAGGTGGCCGACGAGCGGCTCAGGCCACTGCTGAAAGAGGGCGCGGTGCTCGAATGCCTGTGGACGGGCGCGACCTGGGGCGAGGGGCCGGTGTATCTGCCAAACGGGCGGCTGGTCTGGAGCGATATTCCCGGCAACCGCCTGCTGGTGTGGCAGGAAGGCCAGGGCGTGCAGGAATACCTGAAGCCTTCGCACTTTCAGAACGGGCACGTGCTCGACCAGCAGGGACGCATCGTGGGCTGCTCTCATGGCGAGCGCGGCATCGTGCGGCAGGAACACGACGGAAGCTGGCAGCTGCTGGTGGGCGAGTACGGCGGCAACCGCCTGAACAGTCCGAACGACGTGGTGGTGACACGCGACGGTGCCGTGTGGTTTACCGATCCACCTTACGGCCTGATTCAGCCGCACGAGGGCTACGGCGGAACCCAGGAGCAGCCCGGTCAGGAAGTGTACCGCTACGACCCTGCCACACAGGAACTGCGGGTGGTGGTGAGCGGCATGGTCTGTCCGAACGGACTGGCCTTCAGCCCCGACGAATCGGTACTGTATGTGGGCGACACGGCGGGCACGCACAGCAGCCGGGGATACTGGCCCGAAGCGCACCATCACATCCTGGCCTATGACATGCAGGATGGACAGGCCGTGAATGCCCGCCTGTTTGCCGAGGTGTCGCCTGGATTTCCAGACGGGTTCAGGGCCGATGTGCAGGGCAACATCTGGACCAGCAGTGCCAGCGGCGTGCAGATCTATGCTGCCGACGGCAGTCGCCTGGGCGAGATCACCGTGCCGGAAGTGATCGGCAACCTGACCTTCGGCGGCCCGGATGGCTGCACGCTGTACATCGCCGCCTCGACCAGCCTGTACCGCATCGAGGTCGGCGTGCGGGGTGCCACCGCGTGA
- a CDS encoding L-idonate 5-dehydrogenase, whose product MKALRIHAAHDLRLQDLPEPEFAPDEALIRLGAGGICGSDLHYYAHGGVGDFRLREAMTLGHEVAGDVVAVGAEVTHVRVGDRVAVNPSRPCLHCEQCLSGHSNLCPNMRFFGSAARFPHVQGAFAELFTARQDQCVVVSSTMSYAVAACAEPLAVTLHAVSQAGPLLGGRVLIVGAGPIGVLLATSARLAGATQITVTDLQSAPLRVAEQMGATETVNVREQAPAGLFDVAFEASGSPAGLASALGALRPGGRLVQVGMLPSGPTSAPLNPLISREITVVGSFRFHREFGWAAELLGSGRVDVTPILSASFPLSRAQEAFELAADRERAVKVSLLPDEVFA is encoded by the coding sequence ATGAAGGCCCTGCGAATTCATGCGGCCCACGATCTGCGCCTTCAGGACCTGCCAGAACCCGAGTTCGCCCCCGACGAGGCGCTGATCCGGCTGGGAGCGGGCGGCATCTGCGGCTCTGACCTTCATTACTACGCGCACGGCGGCGTGGGCGATTTCCGGCTGCGCGAAGCGATGACCCTGGGCCACGAAGTCGCCGGAGACGTGGTGGCGGTGGGAGCCGAGGTGACGCACGTGCGGGTGGGCGACCGGGTGGCCGTCAATCCGTCGCGGCCCTGTCTGCACTGTGAGCAGTGCCTGTCGGGTCACAGCAACCTCTGCCCGAACATGCGGTTCTTCGGGAGTGCCGCCCGTTTTCCGCACGTTCAGGGGGCCTTTGCCGAACTGTTCACGGCGCGGCAGGATCAGTGCGTGGTGGTGTCTTCCACCATGAGCTACGCCGTGGCAGCCTGCGCCGAGCCGCTCGCGGTGACGCTGCACGCGGTTTCTCAGGCCGGGCCGCTGCTGGGCGGGCGGGTGCTGATCGTGGGCGCTGGCCCTATCGGCGTGCTGCTGGCAACCTCAGCGCGGCTGGCCGGAGCCACCCAGATCACCGTGACCGATCTGCAGTCCGCGCCGCTGCGGGTGGCCGAGCAGATGGGCGCGACCGAGACGGTCAATGTCCGTGAGCAGGCCCCGGCAGGGCTGTTCGATGTCGCCTTCGAGGCGTCGGGCAGTCCGGCGGGGCTGGCCTCGGCACTGGGAGCGCTGCGGCCCGGTGGCCGACTGGTGCAGGTCGGCATGCTTCCCAGCGGCCCAACTTCAGCGCCGCTCAATCCGCTGATTTCCCGAGAAATCACGGTGGTCGGCAGCTTCCGCTTTCACCGCGAATTCGGCTGGGCAGCCGAGCTGCTGGGGTCGGGCCGCGTCGATGTGACCCCGATCCTCAGCGCCAGTTTCCCGCTGTCTCGGGCGCAGGAAGCCTTCGAACTGGCCGCCGACCGTGAGCGGGCCGTCAAGGTGTCGCTGCTCCCCGATGAGGTCTTCGCGTGA
- a CDS encoding jacalin-like lectin, producing the protein MMKYRFGPSGGHGGHAFEDALPGDTVALETGETASLTGLIGVRVRHADRIDAVSLVWGYSGPDGQTVPAPAELEAQHGGPEGVEELFELHAPDEWITVISGRYGQTVDSLRLETNLGRSAEFGGKGGDHAFQYDIPAGLKLAGFFGSAGYLLDALGVLLSPAVSAPETLPEPAKTPARKTPARKAAASKPEAPSADAKAAKPRKAAKSSADTATPPAEDAPKPKRTRKKADDS; encoded by the coding sequence ATGATGAAATACCGATTTGGACCGTCTGGAGGTCATGGAGGCCACGCGTTCGAGGATGCGCTGCCGGGCGACACCGTAGCGCTGGAGACGGGGGAAACCGCGTCACTGACGGGTCTGATAGGCGTTCGTGTGCGTCACGCCGACCGTATCGACGCCGTTTCGCTGGTGTGGGGCTACAGCGGCCCGGACGGGCAGACTGTTCCCGCCCCGGCAGAGCTGGAAGCGCAGCACGGCGGACCAGAGGGTGTCGAAGAGCTGTTCGAACTGCACGCCCCCGACGAGTGGATCACCGTCATTTCGGGCCGCTACGGTCAGACGGTGGATTCGCTGCGCCTGGAAACCAATCTGGGCCGTTCGGCAGAGTTTGGCGGCAAGGGCGGCGACCACGCATTTCAGTACGACATTCCAGCGGGGCTGAAGCTGGCCGGGTTCTTCGGCAGCGCCGGATACCTGCTCGACGCCCTGGGCGTACTTCTCAGCCCGGCTGTGTCTGCGCCCGAAACGCTGCCCGAGCCAGCCAAGACCCCGGCCCGCAAGACGCCTGCCAGAAAAGCGGCGGCCTCCAAACCTGAGGCACCTTCCGCAGACGCCAAAGCAGCCAAACCCAGGAAGGCTGCCAAGAGCAGTGCCGACACGGCCACACCACCCGCCGAAGACGCCCCGAAACCCAAACGCACCCGCAAGAAAGCCGACGACAGTTGA